The Daphnia pulex isolate KAP4 chromosome 3, ASM2113471v1 genome includes a region encoding these proteins:
- the LOC124189708 gene encoding DNA replication licensing factor mcm2-like codes for MSDYNIASPPPMSESSLEPATPSSRRAGRRVRPQSRASATSVETGITNAGAAGSVADDELPEFDDEQDLGGDDDDNAVLEEDEDEGEELFGDNMEADYRAIPALDRYDGGELDESDYDAISESGRREAERAMRKRDQDMGVGDMRRGLFYDESDDDDESRPARKRRLAERAAEGMEVQDDQAIESIENLEDMQGYSVSEWVSLLAPRMEILNRFKNFLRTYTDSKGNAIFKEKIRHMCEENKSSFELDYNKLASEEHVLAYFLPEAPLEMLAIFDEATKDIVLAMFPQYERISKEIHVRITDLPLVEDIRSLRQLHLNQLVRTHGVVTAQTGVLPQLSIVKYDCNKCSYVLGPFSQSQNNEVKPTSCPECQSTGPFQINMEQTVYQNYQRVTVQEAPGKVVAGRLPRAKDAILLGDLCDTCKPGDEIELTGVYTNNYDGSLNTAQGFPVFATVLLANHIAKKDGDASTRSLTDEDVKAIMSLSKDERLAERIVASIGPSIYGHNDIKRALALALFGGESKNPGQKHQVRGDINVLLCGDPGTAKSQFLKYVEKIAPRAVFTTGQGASAVGLTAYVQRSPVTREWTLEAGALVLADKGFCLIDEFDKMNDQDRTSIHEAMEQQSISISKAGIVTSLQARCSVMAAANPLGGRYDPSITFSENVDLTEPILSRFDILCVVRDTVDAVQDEYLARFVVNSHIRHHPNENVSDHQEESAPVDINDTNLAGVDKIPQDLLRKYITYAREKIHPKLHQIDQDKIARMYSDLRRESMATGSIPITVRHIESMIRMAEAHAKLHLREYVIDDDVNMAIRVMLESFIDTQKYSVMRTMRKTFARYLAYKRDNNELLFFLLRQLVHEQTVYLRNRFDSEPDTVEVLESDLVDRARQINILNLKPFYDSEIFKVNRFTHDAKKKMIIQTL; via the exons GATTATAACATAGCTTCACCCCCACCAATGAGTGAATCATCTTTGGAGCCTGCCACTCCATCCAGCCGTAGAGCAGGAAGAAGAGTTAGGCCCCAGTCACGAGCCTCTGCTACAAGTGTTGAAACTGGAATTACTAATGCAGGAGCAGCTGGCTCGGTTGCCGATGATGAACTACCAGAATTTGATGATGAACAGGATTTGGgtggagatgatgatgacaatgCAGTTTTggaagaggatgaagatgaaggAGAGGAGCTTTTTGGCGATAACATGGAGGC AGATTATCGGGCCATTCCTGCTCTGGATCGTTATGATGGAGGAGAGCTGGATGAATCTGATTATGATGCTATCTCTGAGTCAGGTCGTAGAGAAGCAGAAAGAGCAATGCGAAAAAGAGATCAAGACATGGGTGTTGGAGACATGCGAAGAGGATTGTTCTATG ATgagagtgatgatgatgatgagagcCGTCCGGCAAGAAAACGACGATTGGCCGAACGTGCTGCTGAAGGAATGGAAGTGCAAGATGATCAG gcAATTGAATCTATTGAAAATTTGGAAGACATGCAAGGCTATTCAGTAAGTGAATGGGTGTCACTTCTTGCTCCGCGGATGGAGATCCTCAACCGTTTCAAGAACTTTTTGCGAACTTACACAGATTCAAAAGGCAACGCGatatttaaagagaaaattcggCACATGTGTGAAG aaaacaaaagtagCTTTGAACTAGATTATAACAAGCTTGCATCTGAAGAGCATGTGTTGGCTTACTTTTTACCTGAAGCACCACTCGAAATGCTGGCCATCTTTGACGAAGCTACTAAGGATATTGTACTGGCGATGTTTCCACAATATGAACGAATTTCTAAGGAAATTCATGTTCGGATTACTGATCTACCTCTGGTGGAAGACATCCGTTCGTTGCGGCAGTTACATTTGAACCAACTAGTCCGTACTCACGGCGTCGTCACTGCACAG aCGGGAGTTTTGCCACAGCTTTCAATCGTCAAGTACGACTGTAACAAATGCTCATATGTTTTGGGACCTTTCTCTCAATCACAAAACAATGAAGTGAAACCAACGTCCTGTCCAGAGTGTCAGAGTACTGGCCCCTTCCAG ATCAATATGGAGCAAACAGTATATCAAAACTATCAGAGAGTTACAGTCCAAGAAGCTCCTGGTAAAGTGGTTGCTGGTCGTCTTCCACGAGCAAAGGACGCAATCTTATTGGGAGATTTGTGTGATACCTGCAAACCTGGTGATGAAATAGAACTTACTGGCGTCTACACCAACAACTATGATGGGTCGCTAAACACTGCCCAGGGATTCCCTGTATTTGCTACTGTTCTGTTGGCCAATCATATTGCCAAAAAGGACGGAGATGCATCGACTCGTTCTTTAACTGACGAGGACGTCAAAGCAATTATGAGTCTCAGCAAAGACGAACGCCTTGCTGAACGTATTGTCGCCAGCATTGGACCCTCGATCTACGGTCACAAC GATATTAAAAGAGCTCTTGCCTTAGCTTTATTTGGAGGGGAATCTAAGAATCCCGGTCAGAAACATCAGGTGCGTGGTGATATCAACGTGTTGCTTTGCGGTGATCCTGGTACCGCGAAATCTCAGTTTCTGAAGTACGTGGAGAAGATTGCTCCACGAGCCGTTTTTACAACTGGCCAAGGTGCTTCAGCTGTCGGTTTGACAGCTTATGTCCAGCGTTCACCCGTAACGCGTGAGTGGACATTAGAGGCCGGCGCCCTTGTTTTAGCCGATAAAGGTTTCTGTCTCATCGACGAGTTTGATAAA ATGAATGACCAAGATCGTACTTCTATTCACGAAGCTATGGAGCAGCAAAgtatttccatttcaaaggCTGGTATCGTAACTTCTTTGCAGGCTCGCTGCTCTGTCATGGCCGCAGCCAATCCGTTAGGTGGACGCTACGATCCGTCTATTACTTTTTCCGAAAAC GTTGATTTGACAGAACCTATTTTATCCCGTTTCGATATCCTCTGCGTTGTACGTGACACTGTTGATGCCGTCCAGGATGAATATCTTGCCCGCTTCGTCGTCAACTCGCATATTCGGCACCAcccaaatgaaaatgtgtCAGATCATCAA GAGGAAAGCGCTCCCGTTGACATCAACGATACGAACCTTGCGGGAGTAGACAAAATTCCTCAAGATCTTCTCCGAAAATATATCACATATGCTCGTGAAAAGATCCATCCAAAGTTACATCAAATCGATCAAGATAAGATCGCTCGTATGTACAGCGATCTTCGAAGAGAGTCGATG GCTACTGGCAGCATTCCTATCACTGTTCGCCACATAGAAAGTATGATTCGAATGGCAGAAGCACACGCTAAGCTCCACTTACGTGAATATGTTATCGATGACGATGTTAACATGGCCATTCGGGTCATGCTGGAATCCTTCATCGATACCCAAAAATATTCGGTCATGAGAACAATGCGAAAA ACGTTTGCCCGTTATCTGGCCTACAAAAGAGACAACAACGAAttgctcttctttcttcttcgccaGTTGGTACATGAACAGACAGTTTATTTGCGCAACCGTTTCGACAGTGAGCCAGACACAGTAGAGGTTCTAGAATCTGACCTCGTTGATCGG gCTCGCCAGATCAACATACTTAATCTCAAGCCATTTTATGACAGTGAGATTTTCAAAGTAAATCGGTTTACTCATGatgcgaagaagaaaatgatcatTCAGACACTTTGA
- the LOC124189710 gene encoding solute carrier family 13 member 5-like isoform X2: MVALAIEHCNLHKRTALRVLLLVGASPRWLMLGFMLVTMFLSMWISNTATTAMMVPIVEAVIEELFKENEGFRESPVTSFENTSVDTNLSSENVDCCIDTVGSIDSVADVGKSCLELTPSGRRSTHNPEHKKKIRSGVFMSIAYASNIGGTGSLIGSGPQLALKGILNELYGPAPGLNFASWMAFNIPGMLINTFLAWIWLQYLFIGFKRTTTDEDGKTKVVKNLIKKKYEELGPMTFHEIATLILFIVCVFLWFFRDPQFITGWSEYLHAVEVDDATAVMTIVMFLFIIPAKPKIWWFRNVGEVTQFSESCSALLEWKYVQDKLPWGVVLLLGGGFAISDASKISGLSTWLGAQLSVLSVLPPFIIMLTICIMTAAVTEVASNTATANILLPILSEMANTIQVNPLFLMLPATVTCSYAFMLPVATPPNAIVFAAGKMNQVDMMKTGFFMNIICVFTICVLTVSYGSFMFGFEKFPEWALTKLIMNDTMTQMILRSNHTL; the protein is encoded by the exons ATGGTTGCTCTGGCTATTGAACACTGCAATTTACATAAGAGAACGGCCCTAAGGGTTTTGTTGCTTGTTGGCGCTAGCCCTCGATG GTTGATGTTAGGTTTCATGTTGGTGACAATGTTTCTTTCTATGTGGATTTCGAACACAGCTACTACTGCCATG ATGGTTCCGATCGTTGAAGCTGTCATTGAAGAACTGTTTaag GAAAATGAAGGATTCCGAGAGTCGCCAGTTACTTCGTTTGAGAATACATCAGTCGACACGAATCTTAGTTCCGAAAATGTTGATTGTTGCATCGATACTGTTGGTTCTATAGATTCCGTCGCTGATGTAGGTAAAAGTTGCCTAGAACTGACACCTTCTGGCCGTAGGAG CACACATAATCCAgaacacaagaagaaaatccgCAGCGGTGTATTCATGTCGATTGCATACGCTTCTAATATTGGAGGAACTGGGTCTCTGATTGGATCGGGTCCACAGTTGGCTCTAAAAGGAATATTGAATGA GTTATATGGGCCTGCTCCTGGATTAAACTTTGCTTCGTGGATGGCTTTTAATATTCCAGGAATGCTTATCAATACCTTCCTGGCATGGATTTGGCTTCAATATCTGTTTATTGGATTTAAACG AACAACAACCGACgaagatggaaaaacaaaagtcgttaaaaatttgattaaaaaaaagtacgaAGAATTGGGTCCAATGACCTTTCACGAAATTGCGACTCTGATTCTATTCATTGTGTGcgtttttctttggttttttcgCGATCCACAGTTCATCACTGGATGGTCGGAATATTTACACGCAGT AGAAGTAGACGATGCGACTGCGGTAATGACAATcgttatgtttctttttattataccAGCAAAGCCAAAGATTTGGTGGTTCCGGAATGTAGGAGAAG tgaCTCAATTTTCCGAATCTTGTTCCGCACTTTTGGAATGGAAGTACGTACAAGACAAACTACCTTGGGGAGTCGTCCTTCTTCTAG GTGGTGGTTTTGCCATTTCTGATGCGTCCAAAATATCCGGACTTTCTACTTGGCTTGGAGCTCAGCTTTCTGTTTTGAGTGTCCTACCTCCGTTCATCATTATGTTGACCATTTGTATAATGACTGCCGCCGTAACTGAAGT GGCGTCTAACACGGCTACGGCAAATATCCTTTTGCCCATTCTATCTGAAATG GCCAATACCATACAAGTAAaccctctttttcttatgcTACCTGCTACAGTCACATG TTCTTATGCGTTCATGTTACCAGTCGCCACTCCTCCTAATGCAATCGTTTTCGCTGCAggaaaaatgaatcaagtaGATATG ATGAAAACAGGATTTTTCATGAACATTATATGTGTCTTCACCATTTGTGTGTTGACAGTAAGCTATGGCAGTTTTATGTTTGGATTCGAAAAGTTTCCAGAATGGGCGCTTACAAAGCTTATTATGAATGATACAATGACCCAAATGATTCTTCGTTCAAACCATACTTTATAA
- the LOC124189710 gene encoding solute carrier family 13 member 5-like isoform X1 has translation MGLIETIRFRIIPSLSSNWKTYVLVLLPLILLPLPVLGNGKEARTGYVIIIMAIYWMTEALPVPITSLLPVVLFPLLGIMDTGKVCTAYMKETNMMFIGGLMVALAIEHCNLHKRTALRVLLLVGASPRWLMLGFMLVTMFLSMWISNTATTAMMVPIVEAVIEELFKENEGFRESPVTSFENTSVDTNLSSENVDCCIDTVGSIDSVADVGKSCLELTPSGRRSTHNPEHKKKIRSGVFMSIAYASNIGGTGSLIGSGPQLALKGILNELYGPAPGLNFASWMAFNIPGMLINTFLAWIWLQYLFIGFKRTTTDEDGKTKVVKNLIKKKYEELGPMTFHEIATLILFIVCVFLWFFRDPQFITGWSEYLHAVEVDDATAVMTIVMFLFIIPAKPKIWWFRNVGEVTQFSESCSALLEWKYVQDKLPWGVVLLLGGGFAISDASKISGLSTWLGAQLSVLSVLPPFIIMLTICIMTAAVTEVASNTATANILLPILSEMANTIQVNPLFLMLPATVTCSYAFMLPVATPPNAIVFAAGKMNQVDMMKTGFFMNIICVFTICVLTVSYGSFMFGFEKFPEWALTKLIMNDTMTQMILRSNHTL, from the exons ATGGGATTAATCGAAACAATACGCTTTCGCATTATTCCCTCTTTGTCTTCTAACTGGAAAACGTACGTGTTGGTCCTTCTGCCGTTAATCCTTCTGCCATTACCAGTGCTAGGCAATGGAAAG GAAGCACGAACAGGCTATGTAATCATCATAATGGCCATTTACTGGATGACTGAAGCTTTACCTGTACCCATCACGAGTTTGCTTCCAGTTGTTCTGTTCCCTCTGCTAGGCATAATGGATACTGGAAAAGTTTGCACAGCTTACATGAAA GAAACAAACATGATGTTTATAG GAGGCTTGATGGTTGCTCTGGCTATTGAACACTGCAATTTACATAAGAGAACGGCCCTAAGGGTTTTGTTGCTTGTTGGCGCTAGCCCTCGATG GTTGATGTTAGGTTTCATGTTGGTGACAATGTTTCTTTCTATGTGGATTTCGAACACAGCTACTACTGCCATG ATGGTTCCGATCGTTGAAGCTGTCATTGAAGAACTGTTTaag GAAAATGAAGGATTCCGAGAGTCGCCAGTTACTTCGTTTGAGAATACATCAGTCGACACGAATCTTAGTTCCGAAAATGTTGATTGTTGCATCGATACTGTTGGTTCTATAGATTCCGTCGCTGATGTAGGTAAAAGTTGCCTAGAACTGACACCTTCTGGCCGTAGGAG CACACATAATCCAgaacacaagaagaaaatccgCAGCGGTGTATTCATGTCGATTGCATACGCTTCTAATATTGGAGGAACTGGGTCTCTGATTGGATCGGGTCCACAGTTGGCTCTAAAAGGAATATTGAATGA GTTATATGGGCCTGCTCCTGGATTAAACTTTGCTTCGTGGATGGCTTTTAATATTCCAGGAATGCTTATCAATACCTTCCTGGCATGGATTTGGCTTCAATATCTGTTTATTGGATTTAAACG AACAACAACCGACgaagatggaaaaacaaaagtcgttaaaaatttgattaaaaaaaagtacgaAGAATTGGGTCCAATGACCTTTCACGAAATTGCGACTCTGATTCTATTCATTGTGTGcgtttttctttggttttttcgCGATCCACAGTTCATCACTGGATGGTCGGAATATTTACACGCAGT AGAAGTAGACGATGCGACTGCGGTAATGACAATcgttatgtttctttttattataccAGCAAAGCCAAAGATTTGGTGGTTCCGGAATGTAGGAGAAG tgaCTCAATTTTCCGAATCTTGTTCCGCACTTTTGGAATGGAAGTACGTACAAGACAAACTACCTTGGGGAGTCGTCCTTCTTCTAG GTGGTGGTTTTGCCATTTCTGATGCGTCCAAAATATCCGGACTTTCTACTTGGCTTGGAGCTCAGCTTTCTGTTTTGAGTGTCCTACCTCCGTTCATCATTATGTTGACCATTTGTATAATGACTGCCGCCGTAACTGAAGT GGCGTCTAACACGGCTACGGCAAATATCCTTTTGCCCATTCTATCTGAAATG GCCAATACCATACAAGTAAaccctctttttcttatgcTACCTGCTACAGTCACATG TTCTTATGCGTTCATGTTACCAGTCGCCACTCCTCCTAATGCAATCGTTTTCGCTGCAggaaaaatgaatcaagtaGATATG ATGAAAACAGGATTTTTCATGAACATTATATGTGTCTTCACCATTTGTGTGTTGACAGTAAGCTATGGCAGTTTTATGTTTGGATTCGAAAAGTTTCCAGAATGGGCGCTTACAAAGCTTATTATGAATGATACAATGACCCAAATGATTCTTCGTTCAAACCATACTTTATAA